One Haloplanus sp. GDY1 DNA window includes the following coding sequences:
- the gvpN gene encoding gas vesicle protein GvpN: MTNESRKRKVRGSQIRSSRGDKKQGRSQSRDDKEIERLERQNGARRQESSAHIDEGFVPEEQSFVETESVNRVETRMERWLDVGRPTHLIGPTGCGKTSLAMHVARERDRPVVWINGDAELTTSDLVGEYAEKERISERDQFIHNVVKSKDIIRDRWVDNPLTLAVQEGATLVYNEFSRTKPVANNVLLSVFEEGVLELPGKRGKSRYVDVHPEFRTILTSNSVEYAGVHEPQDALLDRLIGIYMDFYDLDTEIEIVRAHVDGSTGTNVEDIVQVLRELRGRLDITVGTRAAIMAAEGATTVDTVDQAVLTDVCTDVLASKVAQRSDVRELREEIESAIEDMEVSLS, translated from the coding sequence ATGACGAACGAGTCCCGTAAGCGCAAGGTCCGAGGGTCGCAGATCCGCTCCTCACGCGGCGACAAGAAACAGGGGCGATCGCAGAGCCGTGATGATAAGGAGATCGAGCGTCTCGAGAGACAGAACGGCGCTCGTCGTCAGGAGTCGTCCGCCCATATCGACGAGGGGTTCGTCCCGGAGGAACAGTCCTTCGTCGAGACCGAATCGGTCAATCGAGTCGAAACGCGGATGGAGCGGTGGCTCGACGTCGGACGACCCACTCACCTGATCGGACCGACCGGCTGTGGGAAAACGTCGCTGGCGATGCACGTCGCGCGCGAGCGCGATCGGCCGGTCGTCTGGATCAATGGTGACGCCGAACTCACGACCAGCGATCTCGTCGGCGAATACGCCGAAAAAGAGCGTATCTCGGAGCGCGACCAGTTCATCCACAACGTCGTCAAGAGCAAGGACATCATCCGTGACCGGTGGGTTGACAACCCCCTGACGCTCGCTGTGCAAGAGGGGGCGACGCTGGTCTACAACGAGTTCTCCCGAACCAAGCCCGTCGCGAACAACGTGCTGTTGTCGGTCTTCGAGGAGGGTGTGCTCGAACTGCCGGGGAAACGCGGTAAATCCCGGTACGTGGACGTGCATCCCGAGTTCCGAACCATCCTGACCTCTAACTCCGTCGAGTACGCCGGCGTCCACGAGCCGCAAGACGCCCTGCTCGACCGCCTCATCGGGATCTACATGGACTTCTACGATCTCGACACGGAGATCGAGATCGTCCGGGCGCACGTCGACGGGTCGACCGGCACGAACGTCGAGGACATCGTGCAGGTCCTGCGTGAACTCCGCGGGCGGCTCGATATCACCGTGGGCACCCGGGCCGCAATCATGGCTGCCGAAGGCGCCACCACCGTCGACACCGTCGACCAGGCCGTCCTGACCGACGTCTGTACCGACGTGCTGGCATCGAAGGTTGCCCAGCGGAGCGACGTTCGCGAGCTGCGCGAGGAGATAGAATCCGCGATCGAAGACATGGAAGTCAGCCTTTCTTAA
- a CDS encoding gas vesicle protein GvpC encodes MSVTDKRDEMSTAREEFAAAQYEFESYADEFAADVAAQQDEVNDLVEAIGDVQAEMTSTTDTFHTYGDEFAAEVDHLRADIDAQRDVNRELQDAFEAYADTFATDVADKQDIGDLLAAIEALRTEMNTTHETFDAYANDFAADVAALRDISELVAAIDDLRAEFIAVHDAFDDYADDFDAEISLFHAATADQRDSFDATADAFAAYREEFHGEEVEALLEAIDDFQQEIGDFRAEFATTEDAFAAFARDFYGHEITAEVVAADAEAEPVEDEADVDAEAEVPPDEAGGESAGTEDEETEPVEVETTAPDAESSPVDATDEAEAGDAEEETEEAAPEDMVECRVCSEYYQAITEPHLQTHDITIQEYRDEYGEDIPLRPDDQA; translated from the coding sequence ATGAGTGTCACAGACAAACGCGACGAGATGAGTACGGCCCGCGAGGAATTCGCGGCGGCACAGTACGAATTCGAATCATACGCTGACGAGTTTGCAGCTGATGTCGCAGCACAACAAGACGAGGTCAATGACCTCGTTGAGGCGATCGGCGACGTCCAGGCGGAGATGACCAGCACGACAGACACATTTCACACCTATGGTGACGAGTTCGCCGCTGAGGTTGACCACCTCCGTGCCGATATTGACGCCCAGCGGGACGTGAACCGTGAACTCCAGGACGCGTTCGAGGCGTATGCTGACACCTTCGCGACAGATGTCGCAGACAAACAAGATATCGGCGATCTCCTGGCTGCGATTGAGGCGCTCCGCACGGAGATGAACACAACCCACGAGACGTTCGACGCATACGCAAACGATTTCGCAGCCGATGTCGCTGCGCTCCGTGATATCTCCGAGTTGGTTGCAGCAATCGACGACCTGCGAGCGGAATTCATCGCCGTGCACGACGCATTTGACGACTACGCTGATGACTTCGATGCCGAGATCTCCCTGTTCCACGCTGCCACCGCGGACCAACGCGACAGCTTCGACGCTACCGCCGACGCCTTCGCAGCGTACCGAGAGGAGTTCCATGGCGAGGAGGTAGAAGCACTGCTCGAGGCGATCGATGACTTCCAGCAGGAGATCGGCGACTTTCGAGCGGAGTTTGCAACGACTGAGGACGCCTTCGCTGCCTTCGCCCGTGACTTCTACGGCCACGAGATCACGGCCGAGGTAGTCGCCGCCGACGCGGAAGCCGAACCCGTGGAGGATGAAGCGGACGTAGACGCGGAAGCAGAGGTCCCTCCAGACGAAGCTGGCGGAGAATCCGCCGGTACCGAGGACGAAGAGACAGAGCCGGTCGAAGTTGAAACGACGGCTCCGGACGCAGAAAGCAGTCCTGTGGACGCGACAGACGAGGCGGAAGCGGGGGACGCAGAGGAGGAGACAGAGGAAGCAGCGCCGGAAGACATGGTTGAGTGCCGGGTCTGTAGCGAATACTATCAGGCGATCACGGAGCCCCATCTCCAGACCCACGATATAACAATTCAGGAGTACCGCGACGAGTACGGTGAGGACATCCCCCTTCGGCCGGATGATCAAGCATGA
- a CDS encoding gas vesicle protein GvpD basic region 2 domain-containing protein yields the protein MSSSSPAQPPTDHTGLALFPREISQFFTGDTGQSLLVNGAPGTGKTLFTIRGLDVLNRDGDIFYVSTRVDQETVHEMYFDDHSSLDTTAILDLSQDPFELPLDVDVPFEKLDLDSLLEWIQEINAVTPQLTIAFDSWELIYEYLAARHDDPPDIETVTNQLVVLAREENIRLMLVSETAESSSLEYIVDGVVSLEVEEDDRGRTRRHLRLEKLRGVRIGNRLQPFTLADGQFQAITPVELPTIRTGTLEGEGAWDPLANSKAKFSTGIRDLDRILSGGYNRGSVVHLDLGPDLSRDAWSVLTLPTIRNFLAQEMSVAVVPPREGSPGLLHNDLNTVHSPQVFNTYCHVFETYAGPSDDADRYDQLDTDASAAEMAATTTADDAATPAHETDEQADEPRSMDAVTGGDQSHPIDDDLELPIEGEQLAYEPYIAYVEQVRAESETPLLHVISMDTAQEAFETRLGDFANYVALHNDLTLLITKPDTELRTRADWVADMHFRLERLGDAIILYGENPLTPLHGIGISQSESIPEISLTEMV from the coding sequence ATGAGTTCATCCAGTCCAGCTCAACCGCCCACAGACCACACCGGGCTCGCGCTGTTCCCGCGCGAAATCAGCCAGTTTTTCACGGGTGATACCGGGCAATCGCTCCTCGTCAACGGCGCACCAGGCACGGGGAAGACCTTGTTCACGATCCGCGGTCTCGATGTGTTGAACCGGGATGGTGATATCTTCTACGTGTCCACGCGCGTTGATCAGGAGACGGTGCACGAGATGTACTTCGACGATCACTCCTCACTTGACACAACCGCGATTCTTGACCTCTCCCAAGACCCATTCGAACTCCCACTGGACGTAGACGTGCCATTCGAGAAACTCGATCTGGATTCGCTCCTCGAATGGATCCAGGAGATCAACGCCGTGACCCCGCAACTCACAATCGCATTCGATAGCTGGGAACTCATCTACGAGTACTTGGCTGCGCGCCACGACGATCCCCCTGACATCGAGACAGTGACGAATCAACTGGTCGTTCTTGCCCGCGAAGAGAACATTCGTCTGATGTTAGTGTCAGAAACAGCGGAGTCCTCATCGCTTGAATACATCGTCGATGGTGTCGTCTCCTTGGAGGTGGAAGAGGACGACCGCGGCCGAACGCGTCGGCATCTTCGCCTGGAAAAGCTTCGAGGTGTTCGGATCGGCAACCGCTTACAGCCGTTTACACTTGCCGACGGCCAGTTCCAGGCAATCACGCCAGTCGAATTACCAACCATCCGAACAGGAACCCTGGAGGGGGAGGGCGCGTGGGATCCACTGGCAAATTCGAAGGCGAAATTCTCGACTGGCATCCGTGATCTTGACCGTATCCTCTCGGGTGGCTACAACCGCGGCAGCGTCGTTCATCTCGACCTCGGACCCGATCTGTCTCGTGACGCGTGGAGCGTATTGACGCTCCCGACAATTCGTAACTTCCTTGCTCAGGAGATGAGCGTTGCGGTTGTCCCACCCCGGGAGGGCAGCCCCGGCTTACTCCACAACGATCTCAATACGGTGCACTCTCCACAGGTCTTCAATACCTACTGCCACGTGTTCGAAACATACGCTGGCCCCTCTGACGATGCAGATCGGTACGACCAACTGGACACCGATGCGTCCGCTGCTGAGATGGCAGCGACAACCACAGCGGACGATGCAGCGACGCCGGCACATGAGACAGATGAGCAGGCCGATGAACCACGTTCGATGGATGCAGTTACAGGAGGTGACCAGTCGCATCCGATTGATGACGACCTTGAGTTACCCATAGAAGGCGAGCAACTCGCGTACGAGCCATACATAGCCTACGTTGAACAGGTGCGAGCAGAAAGTGAAACCCCGTTGTTGCACGTGATCAGCATGGACACGGCGCAGGAGGCGTTCGAAACCCGGCTGGGTGACTTTGCGAATTATGTCGCTCTCCACAACGACCTGACACTGCTCATCACCAAGCCAGATACTGAACTCCGCACGCGAGCGGATTGGGTTGCCGATATGCACTTCCGGCTGGAACGATTGGGTGACGCCATCATCCTGTATGGCGAAAACCCGTTAACGCCCTTGCACGGCATCGGTATCAGCCAGTCAGAGTCGATCCCCGAAATCTCGCTCACGGAGATGGTCTAA
- the gvpA gene encoding gas vesicle protein GvpA — MAQPDSSGLAEVLDRVLDKGVVVDVWARVSLVGIEILTVEARVVAASVDTFLHYAEEIAKIEQAELTAGAEAAPEA, encoded by the coding sequence ATGGCGCAGCCAGATTCCTCAGGCTTGGCAGAAGTGCTGGATCGCGTACTGGACAAAGGTGTCGTCGTGGACGTGTGGGCTCGCGTGTCGCTTGTCGGCATCGAAATCCTGACCGTCGAGGCGCGGGTCGTCGCCGCCTCGGTGGACACCTTCCTCCACTACGCAGAAGAAATCGCCAAAATCGAACAAGCCGAACTTACCGCCGGCGCCGAGGCGGCACCCGAGGCCTGA